The Flavobacterium faecale genomic sequence CATTCTCAGATATTTACTCGCAAACCATTGCATATGGTATGTTTGCCGCGCGCTATCACGACCCTACTTTGCCTACTTTTTCTCGAATGGAAGCAGCAGAATTAATCCCGAAATCAAATCCATTTTTAAGAAAATTATTCCAAGACATTGCGGGTTATGATCTTGATAGCCGTTTAGTTTGGATTGTAGACGAATTGGTCAACATTTTCCTAGCGACTGATGTGGCGCATATCATGAAAAACTTTGGTAAAAGTACCAAGCAAGAAGATCCCGTTGTACATTTTTACGAAACCTTTTTGGGCGAATACAATCCTGCGCTACGCAAAGCACGTGGGGTTTGGTACACGCCACAACCAGTGGTGAATTTCATAGTGCGTGCGGTAGATGATATTTTAAAAACCGAATTCAACTTACCACAAGGATTAGCAGACACCTCTAAAACCAAAATCAAAAAGAAAGCCGTTACCCAAACGGGAAAAGGAGCCAAATCTAAAATTGTAGAAGTAGAAACCGAAATCGAAGTTCACAAAGTACAAATCCTAGACCCAGCCACGGGAACAGGAACCTTTTTGGCAGAAGTCGTGAAACACATTCACCAAAAATTCAAAGGACAACAAGGAATTTGGAGCAAATATGTAACCAATGATTTAATCCCGAGATTGAATGGTTTTGAGTTATTAATGGCGAGTTATGCTATGGCACATTTAAAAATGGACATGCTTTTGACTGAGACAGGTTACAAACCAACCGATGACCAGCGTTTTCGTATTTTCTTGACCAACTCACTCGAAGAAGCACATCCTGATACCCAAACTTTATTTAGTTCTTGGCTTTCTGACGAAGCCGACCAAGCGAATGCAATTAAGCGTGATGCGCCTGTAATGGTGGTGATTGGGAATCCACCGTATAGTGTGAGTAGTTCTAACAAATCACCTTGGATCGAAAGTCTAACAGCCGATTATAAAAAAGATTTAAATGAGAAAAGTTACAATTCGCTATCAGATGATTATGTAAAATTCATTCGTTTTGGTCAGCATTTTATTGACAAAAATGGAGAAGGTATTTTAGCATACATTACAAACAACAGTTTTATTGATGGTATCACACATCGCCAAATGCGTAAACATTTATTAGAAAGTTTTGATAAAATTTACATTTTGGACTTACATGGAAATGCTAAGAAAAAAGAAGTCTGTCCTGATGGTTCCGTTGACCAAAATGTATTTGATATTATGCAAGGAGTATCAATCAATTTATTTATAAAAACTGGTAAGAAGAAAAAAAATGAATTGGGTGACTTGTTACATAAAGATTTATATGGAAAAAGAGAAAGTAAATATAATTTCCTAAATGATAATAATATAAAGTCAATTGGATGGAGTAATCTTTCAAATAATATACCTAATTACTTTTTTATTAATAAAAATTTAGATGGTGAAACTGAATATAATAAAGGCCTTTCAATAATAGAATTATTTTCCGTTAAAGCTGCGGGAATAAAAACACATAGAGATGCCGTAGTCATTGGCTTTACTACTAAATGCTTAAAATTTCAAATAGAAGATTATTATAATTCTACAAATAATAAAGTTGATTTATTTGAAATAAATAAATGTAAAAGTTTAACGTATCGTCCATTCGATAATAGACAAATTTATTATAACACAGAATTAGTTGTCCGTCACCGAAAAGAACAAATAAAACATTCGTTTTACAATAATTATGCATTATTACTCGGAAGACAAACAAAAAATAATATTATTAGTCACTTTTTTATTTCGAATACATTATCTGAAATGAAAACCGCAGAAAGTTCAACGGGATCATATCATTTTCCATTATACCTTTACCCAGAACCCAATTCCCAACAAAACTTATTAGAAACGCCCGAGCGAGTTCCAAATTTAAACATGGAAATGGTCAAGAAATTTGCAGATGGTTTGGGGTTGTTTTTTACACCAGAAGAAGCTCCTGCAGGAGTTAAGGTAGAAACTAATCAATTGACACCGCTAAATATTCTAGATTACATCTATGCCGTTTTGCATTCGCCAACCTATCGTGAAACCTACAAAGAATTCTTGAAAATAGATTTTCCTCGTGTTCCTTATCCGAACGATGTAGTCAAATTTTGGGAATTAGTTGCATTGGGTGGTCAATTGCGTCAGTTGCATTTACTAGAAAGCGAAACCGTAGAAAACTACATCACCGAATATCCCGAAGACGGCGATAACATTGTGGGGAAACCAAAATATGTCAGTAGCACGCCGCTCAATTCCCCTCCAATGGAGGGGAATTGTGACACTGAAAGTACAGAGAATTACCAGCACCAAAATCTAGGTCGTGTTTACATCAACGAAACCCAATATTTTGATAAGGTACCCGAAACCGCTTGGAACTTCTATATTGGTGGCTACCAACCCGCTCAAAAGTGGCTCAAAGATCGCAAGGAACGAGAATTGTCATTTGAAGATATATTGCACTATCAAAAAATGATTGTAGCGTTATATGAGACCGATAGGATTATGAAGGAGATTGATAAAATTGAGATTTAAAAATAAATTAACGGCAATATGTTCACAAATACGTGAACATATTGTATATTTGCAAAACCAATTATGGACATAAAATTTCAAAAAGAGTACTTGTCCGACCTTTACCAAGGAATTGTAAAGCCGTATAAAGAATTCAAATCCAATCCTCAATTGGTTAAACAATATGTAAAAACGATTAATGTGTTGAAATCCGTCACTCGCATTGAACAGTTATATAAAATTAAAAGTTTGCATTATGAAAAAAAAGAAGGTGACCTCAAAGGGGTTAGTGCGGTTTATGTCAATAAGCAGTACCGCGTTCTTTTTCATGAAGTAGCTTCTACTTCAGATGATCTAAAAATCGATGTATTAGAAATCGAAGATTTAAGTAAACATTACGAAAAATAACAAAAGATGACGACGACAACTATAACTCCGCTAATTGCTACACACCCAGGCACTATTTTAGTAGATGAAATTGAGGCAAACGACTATTCTCAAATAGAATTTGCAAAACTCATAGGCTTTAACCGCAGCCAACTCAATGAAATCATAAAAGGAAAAAGAAACATTAACGCCGAAACAGCATTGCTATTAGAAAAAGCCCTTGGCATTGATGCTGATTTTTGGCTCGAAATGCAAAAAAACTACGACTTAGACATAGCTCGCATCACAGAAAAAAATAAATTACGTTTAGAAGCAATAGAAATTTGGAATGTAATCAAGAATTTTATTCCTATTTCTTTTTTTAAGAAAGAAAAAATAATTTCAGGAGATCCATGTTTAGATATCGAGCGTATTAAAACTGTTTATCAAGTCTCAAACATAGACCAATTGGCAACTATGAGTGTGCAAAGTAATTTTGCAAGATTTAAAAAATCGACAAAGCTTCATGCAGATGTGGTAAATATTATGGGATGGGTTAAACTAGTGAAATTTAGAGCTAGTGAAACAAATGTAATTTCTTTTAATCATGAAAGTAAAGAAGACTTAATTAAAACCTTAAAACATATTCTGTTCGAAAATAAAGATGTACTAAAGAAAGTACAAAAATGTCTTTCAGAGTATGGTATAAAGTTGATTTACCAAGAAAAAGGAGATAAGACACCAGTTGACGGAGTTTCTTTCTGGAGTAATGGAAATCCAGCAATTGGAATGACTTTGAGACACAAAAGATTGGACAATTTTGCTTTTACCTTATTTCATGAACTAGGGCATGTTTACGAGCATTTGGTAAACAACAATCAAGCAGAATTTATCGATCTTAACAGTAAAAATGAAGACGGTGATTATAAAAATTCTAACGAAGAGAAAGAAGCAAATCTTTTTGCGCAAAATGAATTAATCAATCCCGAAGATTGGACTCAATACAAGCGAGATAATTATAAAATCAATCAAGATGAAGCGATAGTACCATTTTCAATGAGAATCAAAACACACCCAAGTATTGTGAGAGGAAGAGCTTGTTTCGAATTAGATGATTTTAAAACCTACACAACGATTGACAATGCAATTCACTAATTAAAAGTTATTAAATTCCAATTAGTAATAAGGTCATGTTAACAAAACAGAAAAAAACGAACACGTTGTACTACTCATGTTAAACAAATCAATAAAAAACAACCTGTTTAAAATATAATTACAAATCAATCTTAAATAAAAAAGCCAATTGTTCAGTTGGCTTTTTTAATAAACATCGATAAGCATTTTTTCTCAACCTTACATTTATGGGTGTAAAATTGGGTTAGAATAAAGTTTGATTAGAATTGAATACAACAAATAGGAAGAAGTCCGTTGATCCCAATGGAAGTTCACGCAAAGAAATCTTGCCTAACATTTCCATGCCTGAGCCTTTTTTGTTTTATAGCTTAGCCAAACTAAAAAGTTGGTCACGCTTTAAAACAAAAAATGCTCCCCTTTCAGGAAGCATTATTTCTTTGCAGAGAGGATGGGATTCGAACCCACGATGCAGTTGCCCACATACTAGCTTTCCAGGCTAGCTCTTTCAACCACTCAGACACCTCTCTAAATGGGATTGCAAATAACCTAAAAAAAATCGACTAAAAAAACAATTTCGAACGATATTATCCAACTATTTCTATAACTGCTATAACACTATTTTCATAAAAATAATCTTGTGAAACGGCTAAATCGATGCATTCTATCTGCCAAAATAAGGGAAACCTTTAACTTTTTTAATGAATTCATAATCCCGACCTTTGTAGCAAATACAAAATAGCATGTTTAAAGCATTAGAATCTAGAAATTTTAAAATATTCTTTTACGGTCAGTCCATTTCTGTGATTGGGACCTGGCTGCAAAAGACTGCCGTGAGTTGGATGGTGTACAGCATCACCAATTCGGTGTTTTTATTAGGACTTGTGATGTTTTTCAGTATGATACCGTCGCTATTCCTATCGCCCTTGGCAGGTAGTTTCTTAAAAAAGTATGACAGACACAGAACCATGATTGTTTTACAATTTATGGCCATGTTTCAAGCAGGATTAATGGCATTGGTTTTTTATACCAAAACCTATAATATCGAATTAATCATGGCATTGAGCTTGTTTCAAGGCATCATTAACTCTTTTGACATGATTTGTAGGCAAACCATGATGGTTGAGATCGTTGACAACAAAGACAATCTAGCCAATGCTGTAGCATTAAATACAAGCTTGAGCAACTTTGCCCGAATTGCAGGACCAGCTCTTGCCGGAATTATTTTGCATCGATTTGGCGCAGATGTTTGTTTTATTGGTAATTTCTTGAGCTACCTACCTGTATTGTGCTCTTTGTTCCTGATGCGCCTAACGTACCAACCCAAACTAAATCATAAAATTGAAATACTAAATGATTTTATCGAAGGTCTTGATTATGTAAAAAAAGAAGCTGATATGGGCAAAATGCTGCTTTTACTAGTCTGTAGTAGTTTGTTTGTCACCTCATTTATAACCTTATTACCTGTTTTTGCCAAAGACATCTTCAGTGGTAATGCGCAAACCTTTAGTTGGTTTGAAAGCTCGGCAGGAATTGGATCTCTTTTGTCAGCCATCTATTTGACCAATTTAAAACAAGGGACAGATGTGACCAAAATTACCCTTGCTGCTACGCTGCTATTGGGTTCTAGTATGATTTTATTATCCTTTGCTCCAAACTTACTAGTTGCGCTTGTATGCACCACGCTTTGTGGACTTGGTATGATGGCACAAACATCCTCAATCAATATCTATATACAATTAAAGAGTGCTTCACACATGCGCTCACGAAGCATAAGCTACTTCATCATGGCATACCAAGGAATGCTACCGATTGGGAGTTTGCTCATCGGAATTTTGTCGCACAATATAGGCACACGCCTTACGGTTACCCTTCAAGGCATCCTTTGTATTGTAGCTGCTATTGTGTTTCTGATTTTTAAAAACAAAACGAAAGAGGAAGAAGTTACCCCTATAGTTCATCATCCTGAAAAAATGCCGTCTAAGTAGATTATTCGGTCAATTCGCCTCGAAGGGATTTTTCGAACGAAATTTTGAATTCAGCTGGTGATTTATCTTGACTCAACAAGTACATCAATTTGGTAATTGCAGCTTCGGTGGTGATGTCTTTGCCCGAAATTAATCCGATATTTTTCAATTCGGTACTAGTTTCATATTGCCCCATCATTACACTACCGGCAGAACATTGGGTTACGTTAACGATATACAAACCGTTATTGATTGCTTTTCGAATTAAATTCAGAAACCATTCTTCGGTAGGTGCATTCCCTGATCCGTAGGTTTCTAGAACAATTCCTTTCAAGCCTTTTATCGAAAGCATAGCAGACAAAACCGCCTCGCTAATTCCGGGAAAAAGTTTTAAAATAGCCACATTGGTATCCAAAGCATATTGAACTTTCAATTCACTATTGAATTCCTTCTGTAAAAGTAAGGCAACATTTGATTTTAAATGAACACCCGACTCGACTAAACAAGGATAATTGGGTGAATTAAATGCCTGAAAATGTTCGGCATTTACTTTGGTTGTACGGTTACCGCGGTATAATTTATATTCGAAATAAAGACAAACTTCTTGTATCACACTCCTACCCGCCTCACGTAAGGACGCAACTTGAATGGCCGTGATAAGATTCTCTTTGGCATCTGTGCGCAAGTCACCTATAGGCAATTGTGAACCTGTGAGAATGACAGGTTTAGCAAGGTTTTCGAACATAAAACTCAATGCCGATGCCGTATAAGCCATGGTATCTGACCCATGAAGAACGACAAATCCATCAAAAAGCGCATAATTTTTTTCGATCATCGCTGCCAAAGTACCCAAAATTTCAGGGTTCATATTGGACGAATCAATCGGAATTTCAAAAGAAACCGTTTCAATTTCGCAATCGATTAGTTTGAGCTCCGGCACTTGTTGCAGTAGTTGACTGAAATTAAAAGCTACCAAAGCACCTGTTTCAAAGTCTTTGCTCATACCAATGGTTCCACCGGTATAGATTAAAAGTATTTTACTTTTGGACTGCATTTTGATATTTATGACAGTTCAAAACTGGGTTAGCATACATATTTAAAAATCCTTGCAATGCAACTGCATTATCTGTATCGATACGTTTTTCCATTCTTCGAATAAAAAGTACCTTTTGATCCTCAGTATAATAGTCCGCATAGTCCGTGTTGTTGTTCACGATATCGCAAGCAATATAATTAGTAGGCCATAGTCTATAATTACGTAAAACAGAGTCGTCTATCGCCTGGGCAATAGCCTGAATTTGTTTATTGGTATTGTCATTTTCTTTACCAATTTTATCAAGGGTATCGGTCAAAACATCACCAATATGTATGTGAATGTGTTTCTTTTGCCCCAATGCACCACTTAGTATGGTCATAAAATCTTCGTTTTCCTCTTTTACATATACCTCATTGTTTGCCTCAGCAATAATTTGTGGCATTTTTAAGGCATCTGTAGGATCGTATTCGTATGATATTGAAACAGGTACAATTTTAATTTTTTTGAAATAATCAATCAAGTTTGCTTCATCAGATCCCATCGCTAGCATTTTCAAAATACCAGGATTGGTAGCATCATTCCCATCTTTGGTTCTACCCTCACGTTGTGCGATCCATACCGAACGATTCTCGTGATTAATTAAATGGCCAATATACTCCGACAGTATTTTGGAACTTTGTAGCATTTCTCTCGGAGCCAAACCTCTTTGCACCAAGAAATTACGGTTTAAACGTGCCAAATCCATCAAAAATGATTTTTTGACCAAATTGTCTCCAATAGCCGAGGCAGTCATAACCAACTCGTGCTCAAACAAAGACGCGTTTAACAAAGTGGTATCAAGCAAAATATCTCTGTGGTTCGAGATAAAAAGATAAGGTTCTCCTTTTTCAAGTTTTTCAAAGCCAGAAGTAGAAAGTCCTTCAGAACTTTTCTTCAACAATGTCTGTACCGATTGATAGATAAAGTTGCATTGAAAATCACGTATAGAATGTGTTTTGGCCAACAACTTTCTCCATGATGCATCCTCATCATCAGGGAAAGAGAAATCCATTAAAGATTTCATCATCGGATGGTACAGTAGTTTTTTGAAAACTGCGTTTACCTCCGTATCATAAAAAGGTCGAATTGCGTCGAATTTTTGCATTATAGTTATTTTAGTCAAAGCAAAAGAACAAAAAAAAAGTTAAACAAAGGGAATTTATGGCTTAAATACCAAAAATGGCCTTAGAATTTTCTGTAGTTTTTTCGGCTATTTCTTCGATAGGCACATTATATATTTCAGCCAATTTTTGCGCAACATTCACAACAAAACTGCTTTCATTTCTTTTTCCTCGAAAGGGAACCGGTGCTAAATAAGGTGAATCTGTCTCTAAGACAATGTGTTGCAAATCAATTTCATGTAAAAACTGATCTATTTTACCATTTTTAAATGTAGCCACTCCTCCAATTCCTAATTTCATATTATAGGAGATCGCCTGAAGTGCTTGCTCATGTGTACCCGTAAAGCAGTGAAATATTCCGAACAATTCATCGGACTTTTCTTCTTCCAAAACAGCAAAAACTTCGTCAAAAGCATCACGACAATGAATCACAATAGGTAACTGATATTTTTTGGCCAATTGTATTTGAGTTCGAAAAGCATCTTGCTGTTCCTTCAAATGGGTTTTGTCCCAGAACAAGTCGATTCCGATTTCGCCAATGGCATAGAATTTTCTTTTCTCCAATTCTTCGATCACATGCTGCAATTCTTCCTGATAATTTTCTTTTACATGTGTAGGATGCAAACCCATCATCAAAAATATATTTTCAGGATAGCTTTTTTCTAATTCATACATGGATGCTGTGTAACTAGAATCGATGGCCGGAATAAAAAAACGAGACACTTCAGCATCAATAGCACGCTCAATCATCTGGTTTCGATCTTCATTGAATTCTTCTGAGTATAAATGGGTGTGGGTGTCGGTAAGGATCATTTTTGTTTTCAAGGATTTGATTTAGATTGTAAAATTACGAGAATTATGACTAA encodes the following:
- a CDS encoding type II toxin-antitoxin system RelE/ParE family toxin, with amino-acid sequence MDIKFQKEYLSDLYQGIVKPYKEFKSNPQLVKQYVKTINVLKSVTRIEQLYKIKSLHYEKKEGDLKGVSAVYVNKQYRVLFHEVASTSDDLKIDVLEIEDLSKHYEK
- a CDS encoding type ISP restriction/modification enzyme, translated to MTIQQYITKITILFQTGNAREHSYRGDLQNLIMAILPDVLVTNEPARVACGAPDYVLTRKDIPVGYIEAKDIGVDLGSKTLKEQFDRYKSGLSNLIFTDYMDFHFYKDGQLITKIAIAKLENSNIIPIEGNFNEFTHLIQNFAEVISQSIKSPTKLAQMMAGKARLMADVIEKSLNHDDVENTRSQLKSQMLSFQQMLIHDIDNKAFSDIYSQTIAYGMFAARYHDPTLPTFSRMEAAELIPKSNPFLRKLFQDIAGYDLDSRLVWIVDELVNIFLATDVAHIMKNFGKSTKQEDPVVHFYETFLGEYNPALRKARGVWYTPQPVVNFIVRAVDDILKTEFNLPQGLADTSKTKIKKKAVTQTGKGAKSKIVEVETEIEVHKVQILDPATGTGTFLAEVVKHIHQKFKGQQGIWSKYVTNDLIPRLNGFELLMASYAMAHLKMDMLLTETGYKPTDDQRFRIFLTNSLEEAHPDTQTLFSSWLSDEADQANAIKRDAPVMVVIGNPPYSVSSSNKSPWIESLTADYKKDLNEKSYNSLSDDYVKFIRFGQHFIDKNGEGILAYITNNSFIDGITHRQMRKHLLESFDKIYILDLHGNAKKKEVCPDGSVDQNVFDIMQGVSINLFIKTGKKKKNELGDLLHKDLYGKRESKYNFLNDNNIKSIGWSNLSNNIPNYFFINKNLDGETEYNKGLSIIELFSVKAAGIKTHRDAVVIGFTTKCLKFQIEDYYNSTNNKVDLFEINKCKSLTYRPFDNRQIYYNTELVVRHRKEQIKHSFYNNYALLLGRQTKNNIISHFFISNTLSEMKTAESSTGSYHFPLYLYPEPNSQQNLLETPERVPNLNMEMVKKFADGLGLFFTPEEAPAGVKVETNQLTPLNILDYIYAVLHSPTYRETYKEFLKIDFPRVPYPNDVVKFWELVALGGQLRQLHLLESETVENYITEYPEDGDNIVGKPKYVSSTPLNSPPMEGNCDTESTENYQHQNLGRVYINETQYFDKVPETAWNFYIGGYQPAQKWLKDRKERELSFEDILHYQKMIVALYETDRIMKEIDKIEI
- a CDS encoding 1-acyl-sn-glycerol-3-phosphate acyltransferase — encoded protein: MQKFDAIRPFYDTEVNAVFKKLLYHPMMKSLMDFSFPDDEDASWRKLLAKTHSIRDFQCNFIYQSVQTLLKKSSEGLSTSGFEKLEKGEPYLFISNHRDILLDTTLLNASLFEHELVMTASAIGDNLVKKSFLMDLARLNRNFLVQRGLAPREMLQSSKILSEYIGHLINHENRSVWIAQREGRTKDGNDATNPGILKMLAMGSDEANLIDYFKKIKIVPVSISYEYDPTDALKMPQIIAEANNEVYVKEENEDFMTILSGALGQKKHIHIHIGDVLTDTLDKIGKENDNTNKQIQAIAQAIDDSVLRNYRLWPTNYIACDIVNNNTDYADYYTEDQKVLFIRRMEKRIDTDNAVALQGFLNMYANPVLNCHKYQNAVQK
- a CDS encoding HigA family addiction module antitoxin, which gives rise to MTTTTITPLIATHPGTILVDEIEANDYSQIEFAKLIGFNRSQLNEIIKGKRNINAETALLLEKALGIDADFWLEMQKNYDLDIARITEKNKLRLEAIEIWNVIKNFIPISFFKKEKIISGDPCLDIERIKTVYQVSNIDQLATMSVQSNFARFKKSTKLHADVVNIMGWVKLVKFRASETNVISFNHESKEDLIKTLKHILFENKDVLKKVQKCLSEYGIKLIYQEKGDKTPVDGVSFWSNGNPAIGMTLRHKRLDNFAFTLFHELGHVYEHLVNNNQAEFIDLNSKNEDGDYKNSNEEKEANLFAQNELINPEDWTQYKRDNYKINQDEAIVPFSMRIKTHPSIVRGRACFELDDFKTYTTIDNAIH
- a CDS encoding asparaginase; protein product: MQSKSKILLIYTGGTIGMSKDFETGALVAFNFSQLLQQVPELKLIDCEIETVSFEIPIDSSNMNPEILGTLAAMIEKNYALFDGFVVLHGSDTMAYTASALSFMFENLAKPVILTGSQLPIGDLRTDAKENLITAIQVASLREAGRSVIQEVCLYFEYKLYRGNRTTKVNAEHFQAFNSPNYPCLVESGVHLKSNVALLLQKEFNSELKVQYALDTNVAILKLFPGISEAVLSAMLSIKGLKGIVLETYGSGNAPTEEWFLNLIRKAINNGLYIVNVTQCSAGSVMMGQYETSTELKNIGLISGKDITTEAAITKLMYLLSQDKSPAEFKISFEKSLRGELTE
- a CDS encoding MFS transporter, with protein sequence MFKALESRNFKIFFYGQSISVIGTWLQKTAVSWMVYSITNSVFLLGLVMFFSMIPSLFLSPLAGSFLKKYDRHRTMIVLQFMAMFQAGLMALVFYTKTYNIELIMALSLFQGIINSFDMICRQTMMVEIVDNKDNLANAVALNTSLSNFARIAGPALAGIILHRFGADVCFIGNFLSYLPVLCSLFLMRLTYQPKLNHKIEILNDFIEGLDYVKKEADMGKMLLLLVCSSLFVTSFITLLPVFAKDIFSGNAQTFSWFESSAGIGSLLSAIYLTNLKQGTDVTKITLAATLLLGSSMILLSFAPNLLVALVCTTLCGLGMMAQTSSINIYIQLKSASHMRSRSISYFIMAYQGMLPIGSLLIGILSHNIGTRLTVTLQGILCIVAAIVFLIFKNKTKEEEVTPIVHHPEKMPSK
- a CDS encoding TatD family hydrolase, giving the protein MILTDTHTHLYSEEFNEDRNQMIERAIDAEVSRFFIPAIDSSYTASMYELEKSYPENIFLMMGLHPTHVKENYQEELQHVIEELEKRKFYAIGEIGIDLFWDKTHLKEQQDAFRTQIQLAKKYQLPIVIHCRDAFDEVFAVLEEEKSDELFGIFHCFTGTHEQALQAISYNMKLGIGGVATFKNGKIDQFLHEIDLQHIVLETDSPYLAPVPFRGKRNESSFVVNVAQKLAEIYNVPIEEIAEKTTENSKAIFGI